The following are encoded in a window of Psilocybe cubensis strain MGC-MH-2018 chromosome 4, whole genome shotgun sequence genomic DNA:
- a CDS encoding Phosphatidylglycerol phospholipase C: protein MSTRSLPDCWGHRGASSRFPENTLASFEAAMRDGSEGIESDVHVSADDVVVMFHDPALERTTDSKGQIKERTWYGENGMQHVRTVKEPKQAIPTFAETVELLMKPENRHIKFNVDVKVQNDPDRLFSLMHNTISSHPSWETDLAPRILLGLWHPRFINFAKARLPYCRRSYIGTSTYVARKYFWKDCDAFSMAFASLATVDGQRFRAECKIAGKNVMVWTVNEPGHMMEAVRWEVDAIITDVTKTWLDLRSALQTDYDSIGSQYGRFFLWTSLKFYMPVLAMYNRKVQTYLESIAGPFDAAEIEAPPVVAPVVATNA, encoded by the exons ATGTCCACAAGATCTCTTCCTG ACTGCTGGGGTCATCGCGGG GCTTCCTCGCGCTTCCCCGAAAACACGCTTGCAAGCTTCGAAGCTGCCATGAGAGATGGCTCCGAAGGCATCGAAAGTG ACGTTCATGTATCGGCAGACGATGTCGTGGTTATGTTCCATGACCCAG CCCTTGAGAGAACGACAGACTCTAAAG GTCAAATCAAGGAGAGAACCTGGTATGGGGAGAATGGAATGCAGCATGTACGGACCGTGAAAGAACCCAAACAAGCGATCCCCACTTTCGCGGAGACAGTCGAGCTGCTCATGAAG CCGGAGAACCGCCACATTAAGTTCAACGTTGACGTCAAAGTGCAGAATGATCCAGACCGCCTCTTCTCGCTGATGCACAACACCATCTCCTCGCATCCCAGCTGGGAGACGGATCTCGCCCCGCGCATTCTGTTGGGTCTATGGCATCCGCGGTTCATCAACTTCGCCAAGGCGAGACTTCCATACTGCAGACGCTCGTACATCGGTACGAGTACGTACGTTGCCCGGAAATACTTTTGGAAGGACTGTGATGCGTTCTCCATGGCGTTTGCATCGCTTGCCACCGTCGATGGACAGCG GTTCCGAGCTGAATGCAAGATTGCAGGAAAGAACGTTATGGTATGGACTGTGAATGAACCTGGCCACATGATGGAG GCTGTGAGATGGGAAGTAGACGCGATTATTACGGACGTCACCAAGACTTGGCTGGACCTTCGCTCAGCGTTGCAAA CCGATTACGACAGCATTGGGTCGCAGTACGGACGATTCTTCCTCTGGACGTCGCTCAAGTTCTACATGCCTGTTTTGGCCATGTACAACAGGAAAGTTCAGACCTATTTGGAGAGCATTGCAGGCCCTTTCGACGCAGCTGAGATCGAGGCACCACCGGTAGTCGCACCCGTCGTCGCTACGAACGCTTAA